The Rosa chinensis cultivar Old Blush chromosome 7, RchiOBHm-V2, whole genome shotgun sequence DNA segment GAAGGGTAATTTTTCAGTAACAACAATACTGATTTTGTAATTTTAAGATCTTCATTTGAATTATTATAGTATTTTGGTAAATGATATTGgcatttcccttttttttttttttgcctagaGCCCCGGAAAACTCATGGTTGGCCCTAGAAGCAATAATACATAAATATAACTATAATATAGCTTATCTCCAAGAGATAGGCAAAGacattgaaattcaattttgaGACTTAAATAACATAATCTTAAGTCTATAGAaggttgtaaaaaaaaattcaattaaatTCAATGAAATCTATAAAAATTGATCTTTCATTGTAGAttctcacatattcaaaatttttAAACTAACTGTCCTAGCCACATGTGGTGAAACAGACATCAAACTAATCAATCCTAAAAAAGTGAGTGAAGCCTTTTAGAAAAAATATTCCTATATGCATATTGGAGTAGGAGTGGGTTCGGTTATGATCGGTTCGGTTCCGAGCCTAAACTGAAAATCGAATTTGGGCTCGGTGCGGTGTGATTCGGTTTGGTTCGGTTTTTATGTTTTGAGAAGTTGACACCGAAAACTGAACCGACCCAAACGGTTCTACCcagtttcgatttttttttttggaaaacagATTTTTACCAAATATACTTCTTTGGTATTGTAACTCgagaagtttttgtttcttcaaacatataataataataatctataACAATGAGTTTACAAGTTTACTAATGCATGCTTTGTACTTCAATAGACAATAATCTATAATTTCATACTCCATAGTCCATATAATTCAATTGATATAGTCCAATAGTCCATCAAGTTCTGGCATCAACATATGAAATGGTCAAAAAATATATTCCAAAGTTTATAAAAGTCCATCATTACATCAACACTAAcctcacaaaataaaaatgtataagttcactaaaagattaaacatcacaaaaagaatgaatcaacatcaacatatgAAGGAGGGCAATGACATGATCTCAAGCTCAGAAAAATGAAGTCTTCAACTTTGGAGGTAACATCCCACTGCAGCTCCACATGACATCTTAAGCATCTCAAAATTAGTATAagagaataataaaaagaacaacATTAGAAAAGAAATACATACAATCACATAGAACAAATATTACAACTTCATTAACCCAAAAAactttaactaaaaaaatagaaacaattATCTTTTTCGGCTTCTTCACACAACTCCATCTCCTCAATAGTAAGCATATGATGTAGATACACATTTTCACTCCTAAGCCAATTTTATGTACATATCAAGGCCTCCACCATTTTAGGACTTAGGGAGCTATGGTATTGATCAACAATCCTCCCACTCGTGCTAAAGAAAGATTCCGAAGCTATGGTTGACAATGGAATAGCTAGAATATCATTTGCAATGCGGACCAATATAGGATATTTAGAAACTCCGTTCACCCTCCACCAATTCAACAAGTCAAAGCCTTCACCATCTCCTTCAAtaggatctccaagatatctatCCATATCGTTGTTTACGATCTCGGTTAGGTGTGATAATGGTATTGGTTTCATACCACATCGGTTAGGAGAAGTTGGATGTCTCTTGTGCAATCATAAGGTGGAAACTTTAGCACACATTTTTTGTAAGTGTTCAGTTGCTCTTTAAGTTACTTTCAGGTCAACCCTTTTCTTTGGAGCACACTATTCTGCCAAACATAGATTTTAAAGAGTGGATGCTTGAGCAATCTCTTAATCTCAATGCTGATGTTTTTGCTAAACTGCTCATGATTATGTGGAGTTTGTGGAAAAGTCGAAATAACAAATTGTGGGAAGGCAAAGTGCAGTCAACAAATGACATTCtgctgggatgctttacatggCTTGAAGAATTTCACAAAGCTAGAATGAGTACTACTTTAGCAGCCCTAAAAACTACTAAGAAATGGCAGGCTGTTGCAATTCCTAAGCTAAATATTGATGGAGCATTTATCCTGCAAGAATCATATGGTGGAATTGGAGGAGTTTTAAGAGACCCAAATGGAGTCTTTCAAGCTGCTTTCTCAAAGCCGGTGTTTCATGTAAACTTAGCACAACAAATTGAATTGTTGGCCATCAAAGAAGGGCTGCAATTCATCAAAAATCTGCAGATTCAGAATGTCATAGTTGAAACAGATTGTCTAGTGGCAGTTCAAGAGATCACATATACTGCTTTGAATATCTCAGTAATGAGCAGCATTGTGCTTGATATTCAATAGGAATTGGGTGCCTTGCCGGGTGTATTGATCAAATTTGCACCCAAGTCTTGTGATAGGGTTGCACATAAACTTGTTAATCTTACTTTTGAATGTTTATGACAAGCAACATGGAAGGGAGCTACTAATTGTTGACCTTGTTTCGCAATATTGTAATCCTATTCCTAAATCTTTGAATAAAGTactttacttcaaaaaaaaaattgcatttcaaatttgaattcaaaacccaaacacaaattcacaaaacaccCAACCACCCAAAACCAAGATCGGGAGCTTAATATTTGCATGAGTTGTAGAAAACCAAACACAACGCATGTCAAActtcaattcaaaacccaaACACAAATCTTCTTCTCCATCGGAGCCAGCCAaacaaaaattcacaaaacacccaaacacccaaaaccaggaatagaggtggcaaacgggtcactaagcacgagcacggcccagcacgacccgagcacggcccagcacgacccgagcacgttagaataacaggTTGGGCTGGGCTTAAGAATATTGgtcattggcccggcccgacccgagcacgacatattgtgggccggcccgttacaaacaaaaaatttctttttaaaaaaaaaattattaaaaaatacaatgatgagatttgaatatgagacatttttattcaaaatctcatgacaattccaccaatgctttcttttatactGTCAAAAGaatgaaacaaaatattatatccttgttttgacataagtattttttctaaatattaaatatatgtttattaataaagactaatctcacaataatacactaaaaacaatatattttgagttttttgtgTCGTAAGattgggaaaacttcatttcttcattcatAACATT contains these protein-coding regions:
- the LOC112177915 gene encoding uncharacterized protein LOC112177915 encodes the protein MVDNGIARISFAMRTNIGYLETPFTLHQFNKSKPSPSPSIGSPRYLSISLFTISVRCDNGQPFSLEHTILPNIDFKEWMLEQSLNLNADVFAKLLMIMWSLWKSRNNKLWEGKVQSTNDILLGCFTWLEEFHKARMSTTLAALKTTKKWQAVAIPKLNIDGAFILQESYGGIGGVLRDPNGVFQAAFSKPVFHVNLAQQIELLAIKEGLQFIKNLQIQNVIVETDCLVAVQEITYTALNISVMSSIVLDIQ